The Maridesulfovibrio salexigens DSM 2638 region TTTCCGGTGAAAGGTTCAAGAGCCTTTTATCCTGACCACCCCCGCAGTTCGGGAAGATTCATGCACGAAAGCGTTATCCTGACAGAGAAAAGCGAGAGCCATCTGCTACTGAACTGTTCAGAACCGTGCCCCGAACAATTACCTGCAACAATAAAAGAACTGCTGGCCGAAAACAGCGGCCCCTTGTTCAGACCTTCAGAAACCCTGCGCAACATAGGCATCGGACTCAAAAACAATTTCAGTAGTAACAACGAAATTTCAGCCGCATACATCCATCTTGACCGGGAAGATGAGTCGCTCACTGTAGTCAACGCCGGAGCACTCCCGGTAATTCTACTGCGCCGTGACAAACCCCCGCAGCTAATCGAAAGGCAAAGCGGCAATCTGGGCAGCCTCGGCATGGGACTACCACCATGCTCCACTTACGATATCAAGAGAGGTGATCGCGTTTTCATGTTCAGCAGGGAAATGCTCAACTCCTTCGCTCGTGAAGGTGATGCTATCAATGAGCTGATGGAAGCTTTTCACCTCTCATCAGGTGTAGATATTGAAACAGCCTGCCAAGCCGCAGGCGAAATGCTCCTGCGCAATGGAGAGCAGCCGGAAGGGATTCTGGTGGGGATTGAGGGGTAAAAAAGGTTAGACGGCTAAGAAAGTGCCAGATGCAAGGCGCAAGAAAGCCCCGGCACACAACACACCGGGGCTAGGAGAGAGAACTGGGTTTATACCCAGTCTGAAATTATTTTACAGAACCGACAGGGTACTTTGCGCCTTTCCAAGCAAAGATGCCGCCGGGGTATCTTTTTACGTTGGTGTAACCGAGCTTTTTAGCCCATGCTGCACCGTTGTGGCTGCGGGTGCATTTTACGAAACCGCAGTAGATTACGATAAGTTTGTCTTTATCGGGTCCGAGCATTTCAATGAACTGCTCTTTGGTTTTACCATCGGTTTCCTTAACGTCCCACTCAAGCATGTCGGGAATGGGGAAAAGAAACTGCTTTGCACCGGGAACGTGCTCTTTCTTGTAGCTTGCTTCATAGGGCATGGTGTCGATGATGATCATGTCCTCTTTCTTATCCTGCAGAGCTTTCAGTTCAGGAGTGGTGATAATATCGTAGCCACCGCGCTGTACTTCTTTGAGCAGTTTTACCGCGCCTTTTTCTTTTTCCACTTCCTGCGCGAATTTGTCAGCACCGAGACATCCGGTCATTGCAAACATGAGCGCGCACAGAGCCGCAATTACAGAAATATTCCTAACCATCTTCATTCCATCATCCTCCAGATTTCAAATTGATAATTAACGGGCAGCAAGCATTGGAACAGGCCGGGCACGATATCCTTTTACCCGGCGCAGGAAATACAGATATCCACAGGCTGCAAGCAGAAAAGCATCACGTAGCAAAGCTTCGCGCAAGGAATGATAGGCTTCACCTTCCGGATCATCGGGAGCAAAGCACCCGCAATCAACATCGAGTCCCATGTTGATTCCATGAGCGAGTACCCCCATGAACACGAGCAGCAGAACCGAATAAGACGAAAGGGAACCTTTCACATCCCAGATCAGTCCAAAAGCAACGATAATCTCCGCCAGAGGCAATACAACCGCCGCAACAGAATTCAATTGCCCGGGCAGCAATCCATAACCGCTGATGACCGTGGCGAACCCCTGAACATCCAACAGTTTTCCCGCTCCTGCGTATAAAAACACAGCAGCCAGAACACACCTGAGAATGAAATACACCTGTTTGGACATCATCTTTTCAATCATTGCAGCACCCGTTCAAAAAAGTTTGATAAATTCAGGATTACATTCAATTTAATCCCAATATCAAATAGTTATACCCAATTACACAGCGACGCTTCTATCCATATTCTCGATAACATCCATTGCAGGACAAAATACCCTTTGCAAAATCCGCTAGTTATAGCGTAGTGTTGTGCGGATATTTCAAGTTTTAATAGGAAAAACATTTATGACCAATTCAAAAGATGACCAAGCTGCACAAAAAATGCATAACGAAAGCGTTCACGATGAACCGGATAAAGTAGTAGAGCCAGAAGAGGCCCTCCCGGAAATCACCAAAGACGAACTCCCCCCATCCATACTGAACGCCCTTGATAAAACAGGCTGGGACAAACTCACCCCGGTCCAGTCAAAATCCCTCCCCTACCAGCTTTACAATAGAGACCTCATGGTGCAGGCCAAGACCGGAAGCGGAAAAACCGGCGCATTCGTCCTGCCTTTGCTGGAAAAACTCGACCCCAACATCAATTATACTCAAGCACTGATCCTTGTCCCCACACGAGAACTTGCACGACAGGTTGAACGCGAAGCTGAAAAAATTTTTGAAGGCTCAGGATTACGGGTTCTTTCCGTTTACGGCGGAGTCGGTTACGGTCATCAGCGCGAAGAACTGGAAAAAGGGGCACATATGGTTGTAGGTACCCCGGGCAGGATTCTGGACCACCTGCTCAAACGCACCTTTGACCTTGAAGACCTCGAAACCCTGATTTTTGATGAAGCGGACCGCATGTTGTCCATCGGTTTCTACCCGGACATGCGCGAAGTTAAATCCTACCTGCCGCGCAGACCTATTTCCACCTACATGTTCTCTGCAACTTTCCCGGAACACGTTATCCGTCTCTCCAAAGAGTTCATGTACAAGCCGCAGATGCTCAGCCTGAGCAGCAAACAGGTTCATGTAACAGAGATTGACCACGCCTATTACGAAGTGCCTTCCATGGGCAAGGAACGCCAGCTCATGCGCATCCTTGAAATGGAAAATCCCACCTCGGCTATCATTTTCTGTAACACCAAAGCCAACGTCGAATTTGTTACAGCAGTGCTCAACAACTTCGGCTTCAATGCCGCAGATCTGACCTCGGACCTTTCGCAGTCCAAACGCGAACGGGTTCTGGCCCAGCTGCGTGACGGATCAGTGCGCTTTCTCGTGGCAACGGACATTGCAGCGCGCGGCATCGATGTACCGGACCTCTCCCACGTAATCATGTACGAACCGCCGGAAGATAAGGAATCCTACATCCACCGTGCCGGACGTACAGGACGTGCAGGATCTTCCGGGGTCGCAATCTCTCTTGTGGACGTAATCCAGAAGATAGAACTGCAACGCATCGCTACTGCCTACAATATTAATTTTGAAATACGCGAATTGCCGGATGACAAACAGGTACTGGAAACAATCAACGAAAGACTGACCACAATCCTTGAAGGTAAATTCCGTTCACGGACAATACTTGAAAGGGAACGCATCGGACGTTATAAAGATCTGGTCCGCCAGCTTGCCGAGGATGACGAACAATGCATCCTTGTGGGCATGCTTCTGGACGAACTCTACCAGAAATCCCTGCACGCCCGTGCAGAACAGCCCCCGGCGCCCAAGCCCAGACCACAGAGACAATCCCGCCCCCGCAAAAATAACTACCGTGGTAAGCCGAAAGGCGGAAGCTCTACAAATAAAGGTCAGAACAAGGGCCGCAGCGGGAACTACAATCGCAACCGCAGATAACGGAGAATTGAAATGAAACTTCTTTCAACCCAAGTGGAAGGATACATTGAACGTTCATCCTGGATTCGCAAGATGTTCGAAACAGGCATTGAACTGAAGAAAAAGTACGGTGAAGACGCAGTCTGCGACTTTTCACTGGGCAACCCTGATGTTCCTGCACCTGCTGCTGTCGGTGAAGGTCTCAAGGAACTTGCCGAAACCGCAGACAAGCCTTTTGCTTTCGGCTATATGCCCAACTTCGGTTACCCCACCGTGCGTGAAAAACTCGCTGAAACAGTTTCCGAAGAACAGGGTGTAAAAGTATCCGGTTCAGACCTGATTATCACCTGCGGCGCTGCCGGTGCGATCAACGCTCTTTACCGGGCCATTCTCGAACCGGGCGATCAGATTCTCTGCCCCGCTCCCTATTTCGTAGAATACGGTTTCTATGCTCAGAACTCCGGCGGCGAACTGGTTACCGTACCTTCCAAGCCGCTGACCTTTGAGCTGGACCTCGACGCCATTGAAGCAGCCATAACCGAAAAGACCCGTGTGCTGCTCATCAACTCTCCCAACAACCCCACCGGGGCTGTCTACACCAAGGAAGAGCTTGAAGGACTGGCCGCCGTTCTCAAAAAAGCAAACGAAGGCCGCGAACGTCCTATCTTCCTCGTTGCGGATGAGCCATACCGCTTCCTCGCATTTGATGGTGTTGACGTTCCCTCTATCCTGCCGCTCTACCCCTACAGCATCGTAGTAAGTTCTTTTTCCAAGAACCTTTCTCTTGCCGGAGAACGCATCGGCTACGGCCTGCTCAACCCGGACATGCCCGAGAAAGAAAAACTCATGGCCGGACTGGTGCTCACCAACCGTATTCTCGGTTTCGTAAACGCACCCGCAGTAGGTCAGAAGCTGCTTGAAAAAGCCCTCGGCTCACAGGTCGATAAGAACATCTACCTTGAACGCCGCAATGCTATGGATTCCGTGCTTAAAGATGCAGGTTATTCCTACACCATGCCCAAGGGCGCATTCTACTTCTTCCCCGAAGCACCCGGCGGTGACGATGTAAAATTCTGCGCCGCACTGCAGGAAGAAAAAATCCTCGCCGTTCCCGGAACAGGCTTCGGATTCCCCGGTTACTTCCGCCTCGCTTTCTGCGTAGGAACCGAGGTAATCGAACGTTCCAGAGAAGGATTCAAGAAGGCTATCGAGCCGTTTAAATAGTAATACTAGTCAGATTTAACTGATTCCAGGCACTCCGTTTTTGAAATAACGGAGTGCCTTTTTTTGATCAACTATCCCAGCCGACCCCATTTGACTTATTATAATTCATATGTCACTACTGGTGACATGAAATCCAAAAAAGACAAAGAACAAACCCGAAAGCGCATCATTGAAGCCGTTGGACACGTGCTTGCCAGAGATGGGGCCAAAGGTCTTGGCATCAATAGCATAGCCAAACAAGCAGAAGTGGATAAGGTGCTTATCTATCGATATTTCGGAGGTTTGCCGGAAGTCATCAAAGCATTCGGAATAACCGAAAAGTATTGGCCCAATCCTGAAGAACTGGTTGGAGATCCTGAGCAATGGGAAAAACTGGGCATCCAGCTATCACTACACCGCTTTTTCAAAAACTATATACGGGCAATGCGTTCAAGACCCCTGACCTTAGAAATTATGGCTTGGGAACAAGTCTCTACTTCTAAAGAAGCAGCTTGTCTGGAAGACATTCGCATACGGACCGCTTTAGAATGCTTTGAACGCATGTCACTGGAAGTAAATGAAGATGTCGATCTTACAACCTTAATTGTCATGATGTTTTCCGCAATTAATGCACTGCTGGTCAAATCCATAAAAACGAATAGCTATGGAAGCTTGGATTTATCAGAAGATAAAGCATGGAAACGGATAGACGCTGTAGTCGCGGGTATGTTGAAAGGTGTCATAGCGGCAAAAGAACTCTAAGGAGAATTTAAGATGGAACCACGCGATCAAGCGGTTACGGCTCTACTGAATGGGTCTTCCTGTGCACAAGCCGTACTTGAAGCATTGGGAAATAAATATGGACTTGGTGCAGATGTGGCAAAAAAAATTACTGCCGGACTTGGCGGGGGACTTGCTTCCGGATTAACCTGCGGCGCGGTTTCCGGGGGGTGCTTGGCACTCGGCCTTGCTCTAGGATCTGATAACCCTGCGGATACATATTCACGTGAGCGCACATACTATGCTGTACAGGAACTGCTGGCCCGTTTTGCAAAAATCAATCACTCACACCAATGTTCAGAAATCCTGAGCTTAAATGATCAGGAAATAAAAACTCCCGAAGGAAAGAAGCGGCTGCGGGAAAGCAAACTATGCCTTAAATTAGTAACAGATACCATAGACTGCATTGAAGATATCCTTAACGAAGAACTATAGCTCTGACATTAATACAAAGAACTCCTTAACAGAAAAAGCCGCTGAAAATTTAATTCCAACGGCTCTTCAAATTTGAAACTTAAAAGTAAAAAGATTTTTACACTTAAAATCCGAATCTTTAAAACTTGTACCTCAAATTAAAGAAAGCTCCGAATGCAGCTTCCTGATCCTCTGATCCGAACTTATCACCGTTCTTATCAAAGAACTTGGTTTCTCTGGCGAAAACATATTCCGGGCCGATTGATATGGAGCAGTTTTTAATGGGTTTGTAGTCATAGTAAACACCGAACTTCATGCTGCTCGTCTCAATATAGCCCGCATCTGAAACAGAGCTGTCATCCTTTAGCCGATAGGTCTTACCGTCAAAGTTGAATGCAGCGCGCAGGGTGGAAACCTTGTCAAAGGAATAACCGACCTCAGTGGCGGGCATGCCGAGGTTTACAAAATATCCTGAGCCGTCAGCAGCGTAGTCAGTATAATTGACACCGAAATACGGCATAGCTGAAACCCGGATACTATTAGCAAAGGCACGCAGACCGATCAGCGCCTTTAAGTTGTCATTGAAAAAATAACCGATGTGCCCACGCAAGGCTCCACCAAATGAATCTTCCATCTGTTCTTCAAAAGCGGATGTCCCGGTGATCCCGGCTCCATAAAACCAATTCTCATTGATTGCGCCATTCAAACTATATCCAAGACTGAAACGGTGCAGGGTATTCCAAGGATCATCCTGCCCATTTCCAAAATTAAGCTGACCGACATTGTCCCAAGAATAGTGCTGTCCTTCATAACTGAAAGAGAATCCACCGGCATTTACCCGCATCTGTCCCCCGGCAATGCTGGAGGAGCCGTCACTATCCTTGTAATCGGCATCAGAAAGATACTTCCCAGTAACCCGGACTGATATAGGTTCAAAAAGACTGCCTTCTCCTGCTGCTGCGGTGCTGGCGCAACAGAGTATTAAAAAGGCTAGTATGATATTGGTAATTTTGGTCATGACAATGCAACTCCTTCAAAACGTATTATTCATTACAATTAGCAATCGAATAACACCCACTATGTGAACAACTTGTAATTAACATGTGAAACTTTCGAAAAATAGCAACACGAAGGAGAGAAAGCACCTTAAGATTCCTTAAGATGCTACACGAAATAGAACTTATTACGCAACCTGTTCTGTCGAACTGAAATCAATGGAGACAATTGTGCCTCCTTCAGGGCGGCTGCTTATAGAAAACTGCCAACCGAATCGGTCGCATAATCTTTGGACAATGGACAGGCCTAACCCGAAGCCGTTACTGCTTTCGCCCTTCACATAAGGTTTTGAAATATTGTCCATAACATCAGCAGAAATCCCAATCCCCGAATCCTTAACTGTTACAATTGCCCCGACTATAAGGACTTCTACAGAACCGCCCGGAGCGAAATTAAAGGCATTGCAAAGCACATTATTGAGAACAATGGAAAAAGCACGTTCAGGAGCATAATTTGAAGCGCAGTCGCTCATCTCCACAACCAGATTTATTTTTTTAAGCTCAACAAGTGGCTGCAAACTGCGCAAGACTCTCTCGGACGCTTCATTGATATTAAAACACGCTTCCGAAACTTCCTTATTTTCTTCCCGGGCTATCCAGAGCAGGGTTTCAATTGTCTCTTCCATATCCTTTACTGAACGCTCTATACGGCCCAAAGGTTTCTGCATCTCAGAACTTTTAGATGAAGGAGAGAGTCTGATCAGTTCCAGAGCACCTTTAATCACACTTAACGGGGTGCGCAGTTCATGGCTGACATCTCTGGTAAAATCCTTTTCGCGCTTGATGAACATCCGCACTCTTTTAAATGAATTCTGGATATTTAAAGCGATCAGACCGATTTCATCTTTACGTACAGATTCCGAAAACTCTCTATTCAAATCATCCGGCCTGTATGCCCGTATTTTTCCAGTAAGAGAATCAAGGGGGCGGAATACAATTTTACCTATAAAAACCACAAGAAATATGCCTAAG contains the following coding sequences:
- a CDS encoding MauE/DoxX family redox-associated membrane protein, with product MIEKMMSKQVYFILRCVLAAVFLYAGAGKLLDVQGFATVISGYGLLPGQLNSVAAVVLPLAEIIVAFGLIWDVKGSLSSYSVLLLVFMGVLAHGINMGLDVDCGCFAPDDPEGEAYHSLREALLRDAFLLAACGYLYFLRRVKGYRARPVPMLAAR
- a CDS encoding DEAD/DEAH box helicase, which translates into the protein MTNSKDDQAAQKMHNESVHDEPDKVVEPEEALPEITKDELPPSILNALDKTGWDKLTPVQSKSLPYQLYNRDLMVQAKTGSGKTGAFVLPLLEKLDPNINYTQALILVPTRELARQVEREAEKIFEGSGLRVLSVYGGVGYGHQREELEKGAHMVVGTPGRILDHLLKRTFDLEDLETLIFDEADRMLSIGFYPDMREVKSYLPRRPISTYMFSATFPEHVIRLSKEFMYKPQMLSLSSKQVHVTEIDHAYYEVPSMGKERQLMRILEMENPTSAIIFCNTKANVEFVTAVLNNFGFNAADLTSDLSQSKRERVLAQLRDGSVRFLVATDIAARGIDVPDLSHVIMYEPPEDKESYIHRAGRTGRAGSSGVAISLVDVIQKIELQRIATAYNINFEIRELPDDKQVLETINERLTTILEGKFRSRTILERERIGRYKDLVRQLAEDDEQCILVGMLLDELYQKSLHARAEQPPAPKPRPQRQSRPRKNNYRGKPKGGSSTNKGQNKGRSGNYNRNRR
- a CDS encoding rhodanese-like domain-containing protein, producing the protein MKMVRNISVIAALCALMFAMTGCLGADKFAQEVEKEKGAVKLLKEVQRGGYDIITTPELKALQDKKEDMIIIDTMPYEASYKKEHVPGAKQFLFPIPDMLEWDVKETDGKTKEQFIEMLGPDKDKLIVIYCGFVKCTRSHNGAAWAKKLGYTNVKRYPGGIFAWKGAKYPVGSVK
- a CDS encoding TetR/AcrR family transcriptional regulator, producing MKSKKDKEQTRKRIIEAVGHVLARDGAKGLGINSIAKQAEVDKVLIYRYFGGLPEVIKAFGITEKYWPNPEELVGDPEQWEKLGIQLSLHRFFKNYIRAMRSRPLTLEIMAWEQVSTSKEAACLEDIRIRTALECFERMSLEVNEDVDLTTLIVMMFSAINALLVKSIKTNSYGSLDLSEDKAWKRIDAVVAGMLKGVIAAKEL
- a CDS encoding sensor histidine kinase, whose translation is MKINSLRFKAIVSYSISLVILLGLYGFAQLGTVRVTEDEVLNNILRDEADDYFRRYAEDKNARLPKLRNLLAATDPAQLPPEFKDTLPLLRDGFYETSGPAAISGPDSHNTLVRTYPEGDRRLYLIYNVSHVIDKHSCVLGATSILLLYFVFTAALGIFLVVFIGKIVFRPLDSLTGKIRAYRPDDLNREFSESVRKDEIGLIALNIQNSFKRVRMFIKREKDFTRDVSHELRTPLSVIKGALELIRLSPSSKSSEMQKPLGRIERSVKDMEETIETLLWIAREENKEVSEACFNINEASERVLRSLQPLVELKKINLVVEMSDCASNYAPERAFSIVLNNVLCNAFNFAPGGSVEVLIVGAIVTVKDSGIGISADVMDNISKPYVKGESSNGFGLGLSIVQRLCDRFGWQFSISSRPEGGTIVSIDFSSTEQVA
- a CDS encoding C-GCAxxG-C-C family protein, with protein sequence MEPRDQAVTALLNGSSCAQAVLEALGNKYGLGADVAKKITAGLGGGLASGLTCGAVSGGCLALGLALGSDNPADTYSRERTYYAVQELLARFAKINHSHQCSEILSLNDQEIKTPEGKKRLRESKLCLKLVTDTIDCIEDILNEEL
- a CDS encoding pyridoxal phosphate-dependent aminotransferase, whose translation is MKLLSTQVEGYIERSSWIRKMFETGIELKKKYGEDAVCDFSLGNPDVPAPAAVGEGLKELAETADKPFAFGYMPNFGYPTVREKLAETVSEEQGVKVSGSDLIITCGAAGAINALYRAILEPGDQILCPAPYFVEYGFYAQNSGGELVTVPSKPLTFELDLDAIEAAITEKTRVLLINSPNNPTGAVYTKEELEGLAAVLKKANEGRERPIFLVADEPYRFLAFDGVDVPSILPLYPYSIVVSSFSKNLSLAGERIGYGLLNPDMPEKEKLMAGLVLTNRILGFVNAPAVGQKLLEKALGSQVDKNIYLERRNAMDSVLKDAGYSYTMPKGAFYFFPEAPGGDDVKFCAALQEEKILAVPGTGFGFPGYFRLAFCVGTEVIERSREGFKKAIEPFK
- a CDS encoding DUF6268 family outer membrane beta-barrel protein — translated: MTKITNIILAFLILCCASTAAAGEGSLFEPISVRVTGKYLSDADYKDSDGSSSIAGGQMRVNAGGFSFSYEGQHYSWDNVGQLNFGNGQDDPWNTLHRFSLGYSLNGAINENWFYGAGITGTSAFEEQMEDSFGGALRGHIGYFFNDNLKALIGLRAFANSIRVSAMPYFGVNYTDYAADGSGYFVNLGMPATEVGYSFDKVSTLRAAFNFDGKTYRLKDDSSVSDAGYIETSSMKFGVYYDYKPIKNCSISIGPEYVFARETKFFDKNGDKFGSEDQEAAFGAFFNLRYKF
- a CDS encoding response regulator — protein: MPVCPHNIPTILIVDDEPFNLEFLELVLKQQGYNIITANSGRKGRMLAEQEQPDLILLDIMMPGENGFECATVLRLSPETSEIPILFLSALDDDANTSKGFDAGAVDFIAKPFAYKEVIQRIRLHLKLMSCDRQLKAERPAVSREKPLEADFPVKGSRAFYPDHPRSSGRFMHESVILTEKSESHLLLNCSEPCPEQLPATIKELLAENSGPLFRPSETLRNIGIGLKNNFSSNNEISAAYIHLDREDESLTVVNAGALPVILLRRDKPPQLIERQSGNLGSLGMGLPPCSTYDIKRGDRVFMFSREMLNSFAREGDAINELMEAFHLSSGVDIETACQAAGEMLLRNGEQPEGILVGIEG